TTTGTAGGGTAAGTCTAAAAGCTGGTGCAGTAAAAGACAAATCATCGAAGCTTTCTCATCTATTCTCCTACAAGATGGACTACCCAGAGATGGGATTGTGCGTCATCATCAATAACAAGAACTTTCATCCCTCCACACGTAAGATGATGTGTAACTAGTTTATAGTAAATCCCATTTTCTACCACTATGCTTACCTGCATTACCAAAAATaacatttaccgtatataccggcgtataagacgacttttgaaccccgaaaaatctgctctgcagtcgggggtcgtcttatgcgccggtaatacaaaaaaaaaagtgtaaaaaaaaaaaatcattactcacctcccccggcgttctgtcgcgctccggcaggatgtcgctcgctcctcatccccggcgcagcattgctttctgaatgcggggcttgaaatccccgcttccagaaagctaatacacacgccgtcagccggtacagctattcaatgacagcattgaatggctgtgattggctaaaacacacgtggcttcagccaatcacactattcaatgacatcctgccggagcgcgacagaacgccgggggaggtgagtaatgattttttttttctccattgtaataccggcgtataaggtgaaagttggggggtcgtcttatacgccccgtcgccttatacgccggtatatacggtactaatTGACCATTATACAGAAAAACTACATATGTGCCTCCTGTATCTTATAGATCTATGGATCAGAGAAATTCCGCTTTATTTTTCCCCTCCTCTTTTACACGCTTCACCATACCGTATAAATGAAATATTACCTGTGGGCAAGACTATTATGGCAATTCTAAGTTCAGGCGCAGCTTTTGGTTCAATGTGGCCATCAATGTGAAAGACTAAGCTAGAGGGGTTTTCCTGGCAGCGTCGGCTATCAGTGCCGGAATACACTAGGGTAGAGCCGAAGCCACTActccaacccttgtgtagtggctggaGCTTGTAATTGCAGCTGCAGCTCTCATTTCAATGACACTGgtgtatcccggcactgacagctgcttttgtctggaaaacccctttattgttCATTAAGAACATTCAACATAGTCCTACATTATCTGTAATACATTTATTTTGTGTATAATTACACTGCTCAACAACATTTTTGCGTCTGGTGTGCTATATATcaatttttatggattttttggtGTAGAATCTAAATTCACCTCTAGAAATGACGTATCACGTAAGGTTTTTATgcaagttagatttttttttttttcaatttttaaaaaaaaaaaaagggtttttgtgtttgttctcattttctggtgaattatttatataaaattcaATCGGTGACcaagctaaactctttatttgaatgtaatacacagtggatgaagttctaaaaatggtcactagatggcagaacaatgtagttgagcaggaaggttaccgacatgagcctatctgtacttCTGTTTAGTGTgtgttgtaatctgcatgaagctcttctcttcattcttacctcagcatatAGATATTTTTTTGAGTTTCAATCACAAATccattaccagaaaaacattattgagttctgagtggttttttttttttggtatttaaaaccagacaatatttggcaatactgtattattgtctatgtaatagtgctatgtATCTTAGAAATGTGATGtgatagaatctgattcttccactgaattcagcgcCCCAAAATTAGTTAAACCAACCTGTTTTCAAAGCAGATGCAGAAAAATGTTtttgatttgttgaccagtgttttTAATCCTGCTGCTTAAAGGTTTGTTTCAAGCTAAACTGGCTTTTGTCTCCAGATATGGGAATGCGGAATGGAACTGATTTGGATGCATCAAGACTCTACAACACCTTCAAATCCATGGGCTACAAGGTCGAAGTTTACAATGATCAGaagtgtactgatatttttgggCGCCTTAAAAAAAGTAAGCcatggtttttttgtttttttttcattgaatttTTATCGTATTACTTCCTCTAGAGCTACACGGTGACACATTGTCGTACGGCGTATAGATAACAACGTTGCATCGTTTGTTTTGTGGCTGCTACAAGACAATTACAGAAAATCCAAATCACTAAGAttttagttttatgtaacttttccaCCATAGACATCAATGTAAGTCTCATATGACTACAACTTGCTTGCAACCTTCCTGCGATTTAGCAGGTTTTTTTAACTGCAAATTTGCAGCTGTGAAACAGTTGTGTGGCAGAAAGTCGCACTAATTTTTTGTGGCATGACACatgtcaccatgtagccctaTTCTAAATATCTAAGTGATTAACAGAGGGGGGGTGTATCCTCTGTCACTGCACATGATGGAGGATAGGTTGCGGACAGGTGGGGGCCACACCACAGAGACATCTGCCAATtttaagaagggggggggggggtttctctgTCCTCTTCCCTGCACAGCCAcctcacctccctgcagtgaggggAAAACTGAATGAAGCGCACCAGCggtccatttactttcaatgggactgccgcgGCATCTGAACTTGAAGAAGATGTTTGCTACCTTTTGTAATTGTAATAATGCACAGAATAAAGCAATCATGTCATTCAtgcttcatgtttttttttttttttagattaggGCATCTTGTGGCATTCATGTAGTGACAGCCTTTGGCTACAACTCGGGTCCCATGTTGTACATGTTTTTCTATTGTACATCATTCTAATTACCGTAGATATGTTTAATTGTGGGCTGTATTTAACTATTGgggattattttttttcatgagaGAACACCGTTGAAATAATTTTATTACACGTGAGATGTATAATTTGTCTGGCcatctttttttgttattttaactctCTAATGATATATTAATATTTTGTGTGCAGTATCGGAGGATGACCACAGTAACAGAGCTTCATTTGTGTGTGCCCTTTTGAGTCACGGAGAGGATGGTAAGCTGTACGGAGTGGACGACTGTCTGCCTATTAAGACTTTGACAGGTCTTTTTCGTGGTGACAGATGCAAGACCTTGGTGGGCAAGCCAAAATTATTCTTCATCCAGGTAACTTCATATGGGATATGATTACGGGCCATTTAATTCCTCACAATATACATATGATTTCATGGCGTTTTGCTAAATGTTTGATAATTCTGTTCCCCTAAGGCTTGCAGAGGGACTGATCTGGACCCAGGAGTTGAGACAGACGGTGGCGGTGAATCCTCTGAAGAAACCTACAGAATCCCTGTGGAAGCTGATTTCCTTTATGCCTACTCAACAGTCCCAGGTACAAAGCTTTACCATAATCTTATTTTTGTAGTTATAGTGACAATAAGAAGTAATAGAAAAGATTGCATACTCCAGTTATAGAAGTGTGCACACCCTTCAGAAAGGCTAAAACCAGAATTACAAGgtatctatccacaggatagagaataacttgcaAATCAGTGGggctctcactgctgagacccccactaatcccgaTAATTGGGGTTCTGTGTCCCCTGTGATCTTTACTGCACTCCCCGCAGTGTGAAAGAATAAGTGGAGCAACTGTGGTGCAAgcatgctgccactccattaattttcaatttGACTGCGGAGGCAGCCAAGTAGCAAGCTCTTGGCtacttctgtcagccccattgaatagaatgctcggccagtgctccattctcTGTGACGTCCCAAGAGGTTAGAAAAGCAACCCTGCAGCAGGGAGGACATAGGACTCCCGATCCCAGAATCGGTGGGGGACTCGGCAGTGAGACCCAACTGACCACAACTTGTAATactggtacaacacctttaattATTGTATGATAGTGCCGTCCATGTCCAGGGTATAAATGACACAGGTTCTAATTTATTGGTACAGAGTACCATGAGACCCACAGTcatgtgcaacgcgtttcggctaactGCTttagcctttctcaagcatgtatACAAATGAATTAAAtcgatagacaaaaaaaaaactttgcctgttcactggGGCAGCTGTGCTTGGAGGagtgcagctgctccatgaaggtcccctcgccactgaacactgtgacagcactgtcacagtgttcagtgatgagtggactGTCCGTGGGGATgacagaatcccctgccacagctgtgatcttctcccattgctttctgtGGGGCAGGCGCAGGTGCCGCCCCATTGATAGCgcttttaggtgatgtattttttaaattactttttcatgcagctagggcttttttcggggtagggcttctatttcaagcccttctccgaaaattccTTCagaggttgccttcatcccattgctcaaTGGAATCTCCGGCAaaacatgcaccaaagatagaactcttccttcttcttttttttaaggtGCGTGGCATTTTGTGCTACTAATTCCTCACATATGAaagcttctataagaacccattggttcttttataaGTGTGCTttatgcgtgcgcaaaacacacCATCCAAACGTTTGCTGTAAAATGCTAAAATCCCTCAAAACATTGCTACTGTTTTTgtagtggtgttttttttcccctcacatttGCTCAATTCTTTGGGTCCATGGTGTTTTTTGCAAGGTACAGCATGCTCTGGGTGCccttccccccttccccttcatTTTTGGTGCGTATCTAGAGTCTGTGATGGGTTTTTCAAGCTCTAGCTAtggtgattttattttatttttttatttttttttttcctctccacagGATTCTctttagtggaaaaaaaaatcgtggTGTTTGTTTACAAGCCACAAAAAAGTGTGCGGAAAAAATCTAACATTTGATAATGTGGAAAGCACTGTATCTTACTAATTCTttcaaatgtatattttttttccatttttgtgaaGATATACAGTAATTACCTATCCTGGAAGACAGAAAACATAACTGCCACACATGACACATTACTTCTGTGCACCTGTACTACTACATTTACACATGCTATTTTATTGTATACAAAGTCCGTGCTAAACAATTTTTAGCCCGGTGGCACGTGAATGggctttgcattgcggaatccgcggtcgtTACATGCTATGTAAAAGTAATCTTTCGAATTGCGAtttccacgagcggaggaaaatcgcagcatgctctattttagtgcggattccgcatggacagcttccattgaagtcaataaaagctaTCCACCCGCTGcccttctgcaattaacattgcagaaaggttgcggttTCCACGCCATCGCTTAGCAGCAGCACGGgagataaaaatgtaaaaattctgcactgcgcatgtctgatggcttgCCATCaggaccatccgcaatacagataatgACAGTACATGCGGCCGCGGACAGCGTCGGATTCCGCTCCGGGCTCCGACCCGTTTGGGTGCTGCAGGCCTTATCTAGAATCTCACTATTTAAGATTGGCCAAACTTTAAAGTGGTTGTTTAATGTATCTGGAGGCGTATACAATCTAATCTTGTGTTTGGTCTTCACACATTTACTTCCATTTCTTTACATCGCTGTTCCTTAGAGCTCTCATGAAAGTTAGGCTGCTTCCATCCCCTGTGCTGAAAACTGTTTGGCGTTTCTCTATCTAGTGTAGAAGAAGGGCAGGGATGGAAACTATGTGAGGAGGAGACCAGAGATCTATGTCTCATGAATTCTccctttagggtatgtttacacacagcggaaatgatgcagattttccttggcaaaatccatagcattTCTGCAAAAGACAGAGTGAAAATCCGCACCATCGGTGCTAATTTCAGAAGATACTGTGCTTCTCCCACTGAGCACCCGGCGGCCTCTATTGACCGTAGCAGTGCTGGTCAAGTGATGTGGACGTGACTAGCAGCGCTGCTCTCATTGGAGGGTGCCCAGGCAAGAAATTGCCAAGAGCGCAAAGACTTCAGAGATGAGTGGGAGCGCGGCCTCCTCTGAAATCTGCTGATTTTAAGTAAACATCTGCATtgatggtgcaaattttgactctgttttggatatgGAATTTgccgctgtggaaattctgcagtatttccttaACGTGTAAACttacccttaggctgccttcacagggGGTGAGAAAATCGCTTGAGATATTAtatctcccagcatgctctcatcagaggccattgttttcaattggggccggcggcagcatcgctagCTGCTCACAATGTTCTCCATTAAAAAGCTGTGGCGGAGGATACCTACATCCCCGaaatgatgtgaggctgttttgacataaatGCCTTGCGTCcgcagggaattcacatggtggggagcgcgatatggggctgtaGTTCTTGGGCCTCATATCACGCTCTCCCGTATGAAGTTGGCCTTATGGCTCCATCCCGGTTTTCATCCCTATAGAGTTTTCTGCATGAAGGATGGAAGCAGCGCTGGTTTCACAAAACATAATGAAAATACCGGCCCAAGCATTATGCTACACTTTGCCGTGGCATGCGTATCATTcactttatattttattattttcattcCTTCCTAGGTTATTATTCCTGGAGAAATACAGTGAATGGCTCCTGGTTCATTCAGGCGCTATGTGAAATGCTTAAATTGCATGGCAAAAACCTGGAACTTGTGCAGATCCTGACGTGTGTTAACCATATGGTGGCCTTGGAATTTGAATCCTGCTCCACTCAAATAGAATTTCATGCGAAGAAACAGATCCCCTGCGTGGTGTCAATGCTCACAAAGGCGCTGTACTTTCCATAAGGCAAGAAGAATCTGCTATTGTCGGCATGTTGTAACCCCAGAATGTAATGTCCTTTCATTCCGTACAGACAAGTATGAGCAAGAGTTGTACATGCCAACAACTGCATGCAGCGAGGCCTGGTGGCACCAAGAATGGGTTTCATGTTTATGTAAAAGGGAATGGTGAAGAGAGCTCTGTAGATCGTGTATGGTGCACTTTGTTAAACATGCATGTTTTTCATATTTTACAAGTAAAATAgacctttttttaaatattgtgaAACaaaatttttgatgtgttttctaCCAGGCAAAGCCACATTGATTTGTTCTAGCATCAGGGAATACAAGCTAGTTGTAGCGATAATCATACTTGATCTTTTTTGACAAACTTGAACTGCTGATACTTTGCACCGTGCAGGGAAAAATGTACAACTTCTTCCTGTAGGCCTGGTATATTCATTTTAATAAAAAATCACTGTCTGTGACACGTCTTTAGCACCGTGTGACGCTGAAATGTACCTGATGCTTGCACCAATGACTTGTGTGAATGTCTTAATTATTACCGTATTATTGTGCATAAGGGCTCAGCACTCCAAAGTCTGTGTGTATACAAACTGTGGACTTGAATTCTAAGTAATGCTACGTTTCCGACTAGCAAATTGTAATTGCTAATTTTAGAGCCAGCGTGGCCATAGATGAGCACATTGCCTATTTCATGTGATGCCAGGCGAGTCTGCTAGTCCTGGCACACAACACATCTCAGATTA
The sequence above is a segment of the Eleutherodactylus coqui strain aEleCoq1 chromosome 7, aEleCoq1.hap1, whole genome shotgun sequence genome. Coding sequences within it:
- the LOC136572668 gene encoding caspase-3-like, which encodes MADTQNGTRKREDNTDAGSFVSGLQVSLKAGAVKDKSSKLSHLFSYKMDYPEMGLCVIINNKNFHPSTHMGMRNGTDLDASRLYNTFKSMGYKVEVYNDQKCTDIFGRLKKISEDDHSNRASFVCALLSHGEDGKLYGVDDCLPIKTLTGLFRGDRCKTLVGKPKLFFIQACRGTDLDPGVETDGGGESSEETYRIPVEADFLYAYSTVPGYYSWRNTVNGSWFIQALCEMLKLHGKNLELVQILTCVNHMVALEFESCSTQIEFHAKKQIPCVVSMLTKALYFP